AAGGTGCAAATACTATAAACCCATTCGCTACGCTCATTCGGGTTTTGTTTTTCCAAACTCTTATCAAAATAAATTTTGAACGACTTTGAAAAAACAAAACCCGACACTTTCGTGTCGGGTTTACAGTACTTTCTGTGGAGATGCAGGGAGTCGCTATCCCTCTTTAAAAAATTCTTGAACTAGCTTATCTCTTTTAGCTAATATTTCATCTGTATATTTACCATTTCGAGGCGTTACAATAGCAAACTTAAATGCTACTGTTTTTCGATGCAGTTTCAACGGATGCAACGTATTAATATGTTTTAAAATACTTAAACATTTTGTTAAGTATACATATTTTAAATCATAACTATCTGCATGATTATCTTTTTTTGCTCGTTTTTTAGCTATAAAACCTTTAATACCAAGCTTCAAATAAATAAAAGCCTGTATAGCTTCCAGTATTTCTAATTTAGTATTATGAAAAGATAATTGTATTGTTTTCTGATTATTACCTTTTACTTTAGCTAAAGTAATACTACCATCTGCATCAAAAAATCCCGAAATATAACTCCAATTCATAATTGAATTTTCATTAAAAATAGGGTATACACACACTATGTCCAAGAACTTTCTATTATTTCT
The Bacteroidota bacterium DNA segment above includes these coding regions:
- a CDS encoding LAGLIDADG family homing endonuclease, yielding MNWSYISGFFDADGSITLAKVKGNNQKTIQLSFHNTKLEILEAIQAFIYLKLGIKGFIAKKRAKKDNHADSYDLKYVYLTKCLSILKHINTLHPLKLHRKTVAFKFAIVTPRNGKYTDEILAKRDKLVQEFFKEG